Genomic DNA from Bartonella alsatica:
TCAAATAGCATACATTATAGAACAAGCAGCTGGAATGTTTAGCCCTGAAAAATGGTGGATATAATAACAGAAAAGCATTTCTCTCATACCAGAGAGATGCTTTTAGGAAGTATAAACCATTATGTTCATACTGTGTGGTTTTTATCCACCAAGGTATGCTTCTTTAACACGTGGATCAGAGAGCATGGCTTTGCTTTCGCCATGAAATAAAACATGCCCCACCTCTAAAATATAAGCATAGTCTGCAATGGAAAGTGCTGCAAATGCATTTTGTTCAATGAGAAGAATAGTTTTTCCCATATCGTTAATTTTTTGGATAATCGAAAAAATTTCTCGAACAAGAAGTGGTGCTAATCCCAAAGAGGGTTCATCTAATATTATCATGTCAGGATTACTCATGAGTGCACGGCCTACAGCGAGCATTTGTTGTTCACCACCTGACATTGTTCCTCCTAACTGTTTTGCTCTTTCACGTAGGCGTGGAAAGAGTTCAAATACCCATTCGATATCGCGGGCAATCCCTAGCTTATCATGACGGATATAAGCCCCTAAATATAGATTTTCTAAAACAGTGAGATGAGGCATAATGCGCCGTCCTTCAGGACTGAGAGCAATACCTAATTGCAAAATTTTTTCTGGTGACTTTTTGATAATTGATTCGCCTTTATAGGTAATTTCTCCATAAATAGATCGATTAAGTCCTGTAATAGAGCGTACAATGCTGCTTTTTCCCGCACCATTAGCACCTATTAAAGTTACTATACTTCCTTTTTTGATAGACATAGAAAGGTTTTGGATAGCTTTAATGGCACCATAATGAACATGAAGATTTTTGATTTTAAGAATATTCATAGAAATCTCCACCAAGATAAGCTTCAATAACTTTAGGGTTTTTACGAATTTCATCTGGTGTGCCATTGGCAATGCAACAGCCATATTCCATTACCCAAATATAGTGGGAAAGCTCCATAACAACTTTCATATCGTGTTCAATAAGCAGAATTGTAAGATCAAAGTCTTTTTGCACTTTTGCTATGAATTTTCTAAGATCTTCACTCTCTTGTGCATTCATACCAGCAACAGGTTCATCAAGAAGAAGTAATTTAGGTTCTGTTGCTAGAGCGCGCGCGATTTCTAAACGTCTTTGTATACCATAGGGTAGAGTTATTGCAGATTGATTGGCGAGGTGATCAAGTTGTAGTCGCTCAAGAAGCTCCATTGAATTTCTATAGACTTCTTTTTTCTCTTTCATTGCTTTTGGAAAAAAAAGAGCTGAAGAAAACCATGGATGCTTTTGTCTAATATGAGCTCCTACCATAACATTTTGTAAGACTGTTAACCCTGAAAAAAGGCGAATATTTTGAAAGGTTCGTGCAATGTGACGTCTACAGATAATATAGGGAGGAGCTCCAGAAATTTTTTGTTCATCAAAAAAAATGCTCCCACTGGTAGGGGTATAAAATCCGGAAATCATATTAAAAACAGTTGTTTTTCCAGCACCATTTGGACCAATTAAACCAGTAATTGTTCCTCGTTTGATTGCCATATTAATATTATTTACAGCAATCAATCCGTCAAAACGCATCACGATATCATTGAGTAAAAGGATGGTATCGTTCATAGCTTTTCCCCAGTATTAGAGAACTTCTTACGTGACAAAAAGCTATAAATCTTATTCCATGAAAATTCATTTTGTCCCAACAAACCTTTTCTCCAAAATAAGATAATAATGAGCAATAGAAGAGAAAAAACAACCATTCTGAGCCCTGGTGTTTCTGGGATATGTATAAAACCTAAGTTAAATGGACTTTCAATAATACGAAGCCATTCAAGCATGACTGTAATAATAATGCTACCAATAATGCTCCCTGTAATTGAACCAAGCCCACCAGCAACAACAATCATCAAAATATTAAAAGTTAGCAAGAAGTTGAACATTTTAGGGTCAATTGTTGAAATAAGAGAAGCCATCAATGCTCCCCCTATACCTGCAAAAAATGCACCAACAGTAAAGGAAAAGCTACGGTAGAAAAAAGCATTAATCCCCATTATTTTTGCAGCAATTTCATCATCACGAATAGCACGCAATACGTTACCCGTGTTGCTTCGCAATAAGAGAATAATAAAGATAACTGTGAATGCTAACCAACCATAGTTCCACCATAATGTCGCATTTTGAGGTATTCCTTTAATTCCTAAAGAGCCATTTGTTAAGGATGTTGTGTTTGTAAT
This window encodes:
- a CDS encoding branched-chain amino acid ABC transporter permease encodes the protein MVKSTTTFLSCISILVFIGLLFYADNHFNDYTLRIINLIAINAILAISLNLIYGFTGMFSLGHAGFMAVGAYVCAILLLSPEQKEMMWILEPIAEPLHHLQLPFFLAVIVSGLCAAVVGLLIALPILRLSGDYLGIATLGFAEIIRIVITNTTSLTNGSLGIKGIPQNATLWWNYGWLAFTVIFIILLLRSNTGNVLRAIRDDEIAAKIMGINAFFYRSFSFTVGAFFAGIGGALMASLISTIDPKMFNFLLTFNILMIVVAGGLGSITGSIIGSIIITVMLEWLRIIESPFNLGFIHIPETPGLRMVVFSLLLLIIILFWRKGLLGQNEFSWNKIYSFLSRKKFSNTGEKL
- a CDS encoding ABC transporter ATP-binding protein; its protein translation is MNDTILLLNDIVMRFDGLIAVNNINMAIKRGTITGLIGPNGAGKTTVFNMISGFYTPTSGSIFFDEQKISGAPPYIICRRHIARTFQNIRLFSGLTVLQNVMVGAHIRQKHPWFSSALFFPKAMKEKKEVYRNSMELLERLQLDHLANQSAITLPYGIQRRLEIARALATEPKLLLLDEPVAGMNAQESEDLRKFIAKVQKDFDLTILLIEHDMKVVMELSHYIWVMEYGCCIANGTPDEIRKNPKVIEAYLGGDFYEYS
- a CDS encoding ABC transporter ATP-binding protein; amino-acid sequence: MNILKIKNLHVHYGAIKAIQNLSMSIKKGSIVTLIGANGAGKSSIVRSITGLNRSIYGEITYKGESIIKKSPEKILQLGIALSPEGRRIMPHLTVLENLYLGAYIRHDKLGIARDIEWVFELFPRLRERAKQLGGTMSGGEQQMLAVGRALMSNPDMIILDEPSLGLAPLLVREIFSIIQKINDMGKTILLIEQNAFAALSIADYAYILEVGHVLFHGESKAMLSDPRVKEAYLGG